One region of Haloprofundus salilacus genomic DNA includes:
- a CDS encoding transposase: MSETVTKTLQATLATPTTGKEQRLQRLLDTYREALHDAFDAEANTMSAVNDVVTPYDLPYQAKDALKSYVPKLRSTYNAEELDAEHPLRLVNRAAKFDYSEEREHGFVWQAPQPGRGTNFWIPLCINPEQESLWFDLLSEEVKAGELRLQRHRTSWELHVTVEYPVEEPTDSDDETHIGFDVGESALITGCALKRDVPRKPMLVSGSRARHRRKEMFTILRRLQSREAAEWRVDERFDHYQNVLTDIVEKASRQAVEYAHLFENPVVVLEDLSYIRERLDYGKFMNRRLHAWAFARLQDRIEDKATEAGIHVEYVNAAYTSQTCHACGRLGRRDEQAEFVCPHDDCHVSKFQADINAAANIAGRVDPWGESVRWEPGRDDSPQDGSACDSAAVHRETSPRTG; this comes from the coding sequence GTGTCCGAGACGGTGACGAAGACGCTACAGGCCACGCTCGCCACGCCCACTACGGGCAAAGAGCAACGCCTACAGCGACTCTTGGACACCTACCGCGAAGCACTCCACGACGCCTTCGACGCCGAGGCGAACACAATGTCTGCCGTCAACGACGTTGTAACGCCCTACGACCTGCCATACCAAGCCAAAGATGCGCTCAAATCCTACGTCCCGAAACTTCGCTCGACGTACAACGCCGAGGAGTTAGACGCCGAGCATCCGCTTCGACTCGTCAACCGGGCCGCGAAATTCGACTACTCGGAGGAGCGTGAACACGGCTTCGTGTGGCAGGCCCCGCAACCCGGTCGCGGGACGAACTTCTGGATTCCACTCTGTATCAATCCCGAACAGGAGTCACTGTGGTTCGACCTGCTCTCTGAAGAGGTGAAGGCAGGCGAGTTGCGCCTACAGCGACACCGCACTTCGTGGGAGTTGCACGTCACCGTCGAATACCCGGTCGAAGAACCGACCGACTCAGACGATGAGACGCACATCGGTTTCGACGTTGGTGAGAGCGCGTTGATAACGGGCTGTGCCCTCAAACGCGACGTACCACGGAAGCCGATGCTCGTTAGTGGCAGTCGGGCGCGACACCGCCGCAAAGAGATGTTCACGATACTCCGGCGGCTACAGTCGAGAGAGGCCGCCGAGTGGCGTGTGGACGAACGATTCGACCACTACCAAAATGTCCTTACGGATATTGTCGAGAAGGCGTCTCGGCAAGCCGTCGAGTATGCCCACCTGTTCGAGAATCCGGTTGTCGTTCTCGAAGACCTGTCGTACATCCGTGAGCGGTTGGACTATGGGAAGTTCATGAACCGGCGGCTTCACGCATGGGCGTTCGCTCGGCTACAGGATCGAATCGAAGACAAGGCGACCGAGGCGGGGATTCACGTTGAGTACGTCAACGCGGCGTACACCTCCCAAACCTGCCACGCTTGCGGTCGTCTCGGTCGCCGTGATGAGCAAGCGGAGTTTGTGTGTCCACACGACGACTGCCACGTATCGAAGTTCCAAGCAGATATTAACGCGGCGGCGAACATCGCTGGTCGCGTAGACCCGTGGGGAGAGAGCGTCCGTTGGGAACCCGGACGCGATGACTCGCCACAGGATGGGAGCGCCTGTGACAGCGCCGCAGTCCACCGAGAGACGAGTCCGAGAACCGGATAG